A window of Pirellulales bacterium genomic DNA:
AGCCCGCCTGCCGGGGCTGGCCTTTCCTGTCAGAACGGTGCCGATCTCTGCTTGGCTGAAGCAAAACGCCCTTTTGTTGACAGTGGTGGTTGTCGCGGTTCTAGCCTTGATGATCGCTCCGACCTGGTATGTATTGGCCGTCAATGCCAGTCGGGTCGCCAAACTCAACGAAGAGAAGGCGGACGAGCTTCACCGCCAGGAACTTGAATCTGCCCAAAACATCTCCAAATTGGATCGCGAGCAAGCTGCGCGGCAAAAGCGCGAAGACGATTTGCGCGAGTATCAGAAAATGAAGCTCGATTACGAAATTCAAATCGAACGCATTCGCGCCAATCGCGATCAAAACATCGCTCGCGGTCAAGATGCGGATGCGGAAACCAGAGCGCTGACAGAAACCAACAAGCAGCTCGAAGAAATTAACGCCACGATCAAACGGCTTGAAGAAGAGAAATAGTTTTACAGTTCACTGTCGTCGACGGGCCCAGCAGTTGTCACGTGTTGTCCTGTCAAGGAGAATTGGGCAACCCCCGTGCCATTCACTCCGTCGGGTGTGGCACGCGCAAGATCCACGCTGAGCGTGCTCCTGCTTCCTGATCGAAATTCCTCCGCTTGCGGTTCTCTCATTCATTTAGCCCCGGCGATCAGGAAACGCTCCCGCCGTAATTGAACACCGCGCTCCCATGCCCTGGCGAAACGCTTTGCCGCCTGTTCATAACAGTTAAAGAAAAGCCGCTCCCAGGCCGCCCCGTGGGAGGAAGCGTCCGTCAAGATGCGCATCCATGAGGAAGGCCGTTGAGCGTCTGCTCGACCGTCTCCCGAACGACCTGATCCACGTGCGAGCGAATCTTCCCTTCCTCGATCCGAATCACGCCTGCAAAGTTCTCCTCACTTCCGGATTGTGTTACAATCTCCATCTGGCAGTCCTTTCGTGCTGGTAGGGTTGGTTTGACAACAAACTTCTACCAGTTCCAGGACTGCCTTTTCAATTTGTGCGCACAATTCAGGACGTTATCCCGTGGGACGGCCCAGGAGCACCCGGTCTTCATTTCAGGTGGGTCACCGCCGCGGCCGGCATGGGCGCCGGCACCCGCCAAGTTGTAAGCCTGCGTTGGCCGTGCCAAGGGTCCCTCCAAGTCCGCGCCTAAGTGCTGGCGATGTGAATACTCTCCTTCCAGAGAAGCGCGCTTTCCTCGTCCCCTGCCATCAGCAAGCCACCGGTTACTTTCCTGTAACTAAAAACGTTGAATAGTTCAGTAAATACTCTTAGCCAATTCGTTGCTCGTCCCACCCGTGTTCGGGCCCAGAGATCGGCGGCGGGCAGCTCCCTATCGAATTAACGTTTGCGGGGATGTACCAGAATCTGCGTCGGGGAAGAGCCAAGGAAAACCTCACCCTCCGTCGACGGCTCGCCGAGCGAACTGCGAGCTCTTCTTGGCACGCCGGCGACCGAACGAGACCCTGGCCAAGTTCCATCCCTGCGGCCACGGTTGGCGCCGTGCGGTGGCCGATAGGTCGGCTGCAGAGGTCCGTGATGTGCACAAACCAATGGAAGATGCCCACCAGAACGGCGTCCAGTCCTGACTCGTCAATCACGGGGCGCCTCTGCAACGGTCGCAACGATTCAGCGCAGACGCCGGGTGCTTGCGGCGGTGCGGCGCGACAACTATCTTGCAATGCGGCCTGGCCCGAGTCACTGGTTAGCTCAGTAATTGGCTTGGGTGTCCGGCCCCTGACTATTTGAAGACGGACTCCTGCATGTCGAGCGATGAGCAAAAAACCAACAAAAATTGGCTGGCATGACACCTGTACGGCAGTACTTTTAAAGTACGCCGATGACTTGTCTCGTCGGTTTCGACTTCAAGATCGCGTCCCTGATATCTTTCGTTGCCTCGAGCGCCTCGTCGGGACGTTTGCGCCGCGCACGATCCTTGACCCCAATCTGTTCCTTCCGGCAATGCAGACGTTCCCGTTTTCGCTGCTGGCGGCAGCGTTGGAGGCACTTCCTGCCGACGCCGCATTTCAGTTGCTGCACAAGGCGGATTTACCTGAGCTGGCTGGACGCGTAAAGATGCTCGTGTATCTGCTCGACGACAAAACACCCTTCTACTCACTGGACGAGTTAGCCGCTGAACTCGGGCAATTCAGGGAATTCCTTCAGCAACACCGGGATTTCCTTGTGCAAACAGGGCTCCCCCCAATGACGTTTAAGGGTAGCCGCTGGCTGTACGAGGAACTGGGGAGAGTCTATGACACACGCTGCACTGGATCCCCGTGGCCAATCGATGAGTTTGCAGACGAAGCTATCGCCTTGAAAATGGATCCCTGCGAGTGGATCCGCTGGAAGAAACGAACGGGAACGACTCTTGGCCAAGCCGGTGGCGACGTAAGAGGGCTGACGGTAGAAGAGCACAAAGATTTGCCGAGCCCCGAAATCGATTCAAGAAAGCAAGATGCATCGGGAGAATTCAGCGACCAACAACGCAAGCTTTTCCTAGCCGATTTATTCACAGAGGGTAAGGATCCTGTCAAATGTTCCTATGCCAAGGCTGATTTCCTTAACGGCATGCGGGCTGAGGATGCGATCCGTTTGGAAGCGTGCCGAGCCACTGTGCACGCCCTGAAGCTTGAGACCCTCGATCAACTTGTTCAGGCCACGCGCGATCGTCGCGCAGACGAAATCTGGCAAAACTTCGTGCCAGTACTCAAGAAAAGCATTCCGCACGACGAGCTGGAGTTCCTGTTAAGCATGGATCGGTTTTACCTTGGCGCCGATGTACGTGTAAAACGAGTGGTCACCGAGAATCCGGAGATGATCCCCGGCGGACTCAGTAACCTCATCAATGTCGTGGGCCATGTCGAAAAGGAAATCTGCATCGGAACGCTGAATAAAACAAAGCACCTTTGGGACACGTCACTGCCAAAAGATGCCGTTGCCCAACATCCAGGCGAGTACCCGGCCGCCGCGCACTACTTCAAGGCCTATCGGCGTCCGACGCATCGGCAACTGGACGCAATTCTCGATGAAGCACGGAGGCTGGGGGAACAAGAAGCCAGCTTTTGGCAGGACTTCGCCGAGCGTGTGCGTAAGGCGTTAGGTCCTGAATGTCGCATCCCTGTCACGGCGTACGTCAAATTGGAAGATGCCCTGACAATCGCACCACGTCTTCAGGAGATAGCTGATAAGCTCTCCCAGGCCGGAGGCGAGGCACAACCCGACGGCGCTCAAAACCCGTTCGATCCACGCGACAAAGTGATCTACGACATGTGTTGCAACCGAGTGAAGTATACGAAGATCATTAGGCAAATTGCAGGGCAGTTTCCGGGGCAGCGAATCACAACCGTAAATGGGATTAGAGCGGCCGCGGATAGATATGCCGATCGAA
This region includes:
- a CDS encoding GYF domain-containing protein codes for the protein MSGQDLITNDVWYVKSQGAVRGPFSESVLLSMKESGRIALDTLISADREHWKPISVLGGTFSQSEIALTDGQFPLATEMASPGVQFYIHLDGQTVGPFSVQTIQERISAGLLGPTDPVWMQGNPAWLPAARLPGLAFPVRTVPISAWLKQNALLLTVVVVAVLALMIAPTWYVLAVNASRVAKLNEEKADELHRQELESAQNISKLDREQAARQKREDDLREYQKMKLDYEIQIERIRANRDQNIARGQDADAETRALTETNKQLEEINATIKRLEEEK